Genomic DNA from Desulfonema ishimotonii:
CCCGATTCGGCATCCATCGGGAAGCTGGAGAAGTTCGACGCCGAAAAGCCCCGTGCGCTGGAGGCCGCCATTGACCGGATGGATGCCGAACTTCCGCCGCTCAAGGCGTTTATTCTGCCGGGCGGCCATATGACTGCCGCCTGGGCCCATATTGCCCGGACGGTGTGTCGGCGGGCTGAACGCCGGATCATCAGCCTGACGCCGCCGGAGCATCTTCGGGAAGCCCTGGTCTATATCAACCGGCTTTCGGATTATCTGTTTGTACTTGCGCGCTATTGCAATCACCTTGCCGGTGTCGCGGATGTGCCGTGGAGGACGTAATGGGTTATCTGAGCCGTATCTTCTAAAGATATAAAGTCAGTGCGGACAATGCAAGGGGCGCGGTGAGAAATGGTCAGAAAAAATTCAGAGGTACGCCAGAATATGCGACGTGACACGCGACGGAAAATGTCATCTCCGGCACAGGCGCAGCGTTCGCCGGGGAATGAATCCCCCGGCTGAAAGCAGAACCGGCGCTTCAGGACGCTGAGCGTCAGATCTGTAGGGTGGCCACGTCTTTCTGTGTCCGCCGGATTACCGGAATTGCCGTAGGGGCAGGCCCCCGTGCCTGCCCTGCCCGCGCCCGCAGCACGGATGCCCATGAAAAACGACAATGCGGGCACGAACAGGGCAACCACAGGGGGTTGCCCCTACAGCCAATGGAATGGGCACGTCTTTCTGGGTCCGCCGGATTTCTGAACCGGCTACGGGACGCAGAGCGTCCGGTTCCGCATTCCCACGCAGAGCGTGGGAACGAGGTCTTTGTCATTTTTTACAGAGATTCTGCATGAGCATGACGTAGGGTGGGCACATCTTTTTGTGCCCACCAAATGCTGTCAGCCCGGTGATTTATTACCGGGCTGACAGCATTTGGTGGCATCCATCGGTTATCTGAACCGCTTTAATTCCCTTAATTCAACTCCCGGCGGTTTGAAATTTGATCAAACCTCCCCGCCTCCGGCAAAATTTCTTGTCGTTCTCCCTGTTCTGTCCTATATTCCCAGATTCTCTGACGAACGATTACACCGGAGGCGATTTCATGTCTGAGTACATCTGCAACACGGATCTTTTTGACGGATCATATCTGAAACAGGTCATTGCGGATTCAAATTTTCCACGGGAACGAAAACTGCCCAAAGACGGGCGGCAGAAACTGAAAACCATGCTGGACATCTGGAACGACGTCCGGCCCCTGCTGGTTGAGGATTTGAAGACTTCCGCCGCTCTTGACAAGCCCTTTGCCGGGCTGACGCCGACACTGAGGCCCATAAAGAACGTTAACGAAGAAGTGGTTAAAAATTCTTTTATCTCCCCGATCCTGAAAGCGGTTTTGGGATACAGCACTGATGAGGAACGAACGCTTTCCCTTGACGGCCTGCCGGAAAAGGAGCGGAAGAAGAAAAACAGTGACAGGCCGGACCTGATTCTGTTCCGGGACAAAAAAGCGCTGAACACAGCCGTGAAAAAAGCCGGTAAAAAATCCCGGAAAGCCGGTGCTGTCTCCTTTTGCCGGGATGCGGATTTTGTGCTGGATGCCAAAAAATTTTCCAAAGGCGTGGGCGCGGATGAGAACCGGGATAAAAAGAGTGATTCCAGCGCGGCGGAAGATATTGATCAGGTGGAGCGCTATATCCGGGGCTGCGGCAAAACCTGGGGGGTTCTGACCAACGGGCGCTCATGGCGACTGATGCGGGCCGGGAAAAAGCAGGAACACCTCCGGTTTGATCTGGTGCTGTTTCTGGAAAATCTGCGGAACCGGGACGGCGTCATGGTTCGCGGCAGGGTGAAAGAGGCCGCTTTCACGGATGCGGATACGGAGACCTTTGCCCTGTTCTGGCATTTCTTCGGCCATCCGGCAGTGGGCGGCGGCTATCTGGACCTGCTCCACAGCGAGGGCGAAGCCAATACCCGCCGGGTGAGCGACATTCTGCGGGACAACGCCTACCGGGCCGTGCAACTGATTGCCCAAGGGTTCTGGAAACACCCGGAAAACAGATATTCCGAAGAGGTCTCCCAGTCCGAACTGGACCATCTGCGGGAGCTTTCCCTGACCTTTCTCTACCGTCTGCTTTTCATCCTCAAGGCCGAGGCACAGGGCCTTCTGCCCATGCGGGATAAGAACGGCGGAGACACCCCTTATGCCCAATTTGTTTCCACAAAGGCCATTTTCAACCACCTGACCCGCAGCCGTGCCGACACAGATCTTTCGGAGACGGACACCGAATTCAACAACGTGAAGCGGCTGTTTGAGCTGATCAACGCCGGGGGAAACTACGGCGTTCCGGCCTACAACGGCGGGCTGTTCGATTCGGATATTCATGCGGAACTCGATAAACTGCGGCTCAGCGACGATGTGGTTTACAAAATCCTGCACCGGCTGATCTATCTGGATGAATCCGAACCGGTCCCCTATGCGGATCTGGATGTGCGCGACTTCGGCGACATCTACGAGGGGCTTCTGGAGCAGCGGCTGGTGCTGGAAAGGCAGGGGGATGGCCAATGCGTGACGCTCCGCAACAAGAAGGGGCAGCGCAAGGCCAGCGGCTCTTATTTCACGCCCGATTCCCTGGTGGACCACATTGTCCGGGAGACGGTCATGCCCCTGCTGGAGGTGTGCAAGGGCGATCCCCGCAAAATTCTCGCCCTGAAAATCGCGGACCCGGCCATGGGCAGCGGCCATTTTCTGGTGAAGGTGGTGGACGTTATGGCGTGGCATCTGACCATCAGTTGCGCGCCCGTGGACAAAGGGGTGCCGGATGACAACGGCCCGGTTGAATATGCCTACTGGAAGCGGAAGGTGGTGGAAAACTGCATTTACGGAGCGGATGTCAACCCCATGGCCGTGGAACTGGCAAAGGTGGCGCTCTGGCTCCACACGGCCAGTCTGGGCAAGCCCCTGTCGTTTCTGGACCATCACCTGAAATGCGGCAACAGTCTGGTGGGCGCGGATTTGAAACATGTGGCGCGTCCGGGACTGGAGAGCCGGGCCAGAAAATCCGGCACGGTGTGGCTGCCCGTGGAGAAACAGGAGGCCAGGCTGGACGGGCTTCAGATCGGGAAAAAAAAGAAGCGGAACAGCCAGCAGCTTGAACTGCCGTTTCCCATTGACACCGACCTTTTTTCCGGGATTCTGGAAAGCGTTTCCGCCATTTTGCAGCGCCCCAGCAGCACGCCTGCCGATGTGAAATCCAAGCGCCGGGATTATGCGATGTCGGTGGGCAAAACCCTTGCGGCCCACCGGCTGCTGTGCGATCTCTGGTGCGCCCAGTGGTTTCTGGCCGAACCGGATAAAGAGGGGCTTTCCGTGTATGAAAGCGGTAACGGCCTCTATTCCCGCGTGAAAAAAGCCTGCGGTCTGACCGACGAAGCGGCCCGGAGCGCGGCAGTGGAGAAGTTCGCAAATCACGCATTTGTGAAAAAAATCGAGGCGGCCCGGAATGCGGGATACGGTCCCCGGCCCATGCGCTTTTTCCACTGGCAGCTTGAGTTTCCCGAAGTGGCGTTTTCCGGGGACGGCGAGCTGAGGGAAAATTTCGGGTTTGACGCGGTGGTGGGCAATCCGCCCTGGGACAAGATCAAACCGGCCAAGCGGGATTTTTACGGGCTGTTCAACGAGGAGGTGGCAAACCGTCAGGGCACGTCTCTCAACGCGCTGATTGCCGAAATGGAAAAGGAGTCGCCGAAGCTGGCCGACGACTGGACCGCATATGAAAATATGACCAATTGCACAACCACGTTTCTGAGTCAGTGCGATGCCTACAAACATCAGGTGGCGGTTGTGGACGGCAAAAAGACCGGCGGCGACCCGGATATGTTCCGGTATTTCACGGAGCGGGCCGGACAGTGCGTCAGAAAGGGCGGGCGCGTGGGGCTGGTGGTTCCGTGTACGTTGTGGCAGGGGCAGGGATGTACCGGACTGCGCCGCCTTCTGTCTGACCAGTGTACCCTGCACAGCATTTATACGTTTGAGAATTACCGGAAATGGGCGTTTGCCATTCATTCCAGCTTCAAGTTCACGGCCTTTGTCTTTTCAAACGCGACCCCGCCGGCGGGCCATGAATTCCCGGCAGCCTTCATGCTGCGGGATACCCAGGTGCTTGAAGGTCGGCTTCGGGAGCGGGTGATAAACCTGTCCGCCGATTATGTGAAAGCGGTCAGCCCGTCAACACTGGCGCTCATTGACAACAAATCCGACGGCGAAGCCAGATTTATCGGGAAAATTCATAAAAATTATCCGGTGCTGGGGGCGGATGAAAGCGGGTGGAATCCGACTTATCGGCGTCAATTGGACATGGGAAACGATTCCTGGCGTTTCAAAACACGGGAATGGATGAAAGATCGGGGATTTACCCGCGTGATGCCGGGCCGCAACGGGGACGGCGCATGGACGCAGAAAAAGGACGGTCCCGTAACGGCGCTGTTGCCGGACCATCTGCCGGATGGCGGGGAATACTGGGTGTCGGCCCATGCGGACTGGTACGAAGAGCGGGGGTACGGTGAGCAGACGGTCCGAATCAGCGGAGATGAAAAAACATGTTTCATTCACCCGGATGATGCGGAACTGGAAAACGGGAAAAAATTTGATCCGCAAAAAGATTTCCGCCGGATTTTTCCGGGCGAACGGTACACGGCCCTGTATGAAGGCCGGATGGTTCATATTTTCGATCACGCACAAAAGCGGTATCTGCGGGGAGAAGGCCGGAAAGCCATCTGGGAGGATATTCCGGTTGCAGAAAAATTGCTTCAGCCGAGGGTGTTTGTCTGCAAAGCGGAAGTCGGAAAAGAAAACATGCCGAGAATCGGGTTTTGTGACATCACGGGCGCAACCAATGAACGGAGCATTCTGGCAACATTGCTGAGTTCAGAAGTGTTAGCCGGGCATACGGTTCCATGTCTTATCGCGGATTCAGTTGAAAGTACGTTGATTTTGATGGCCATCCTGAATTCATTTTGCAGTGACGCACTGGTTCGTTTCAGAATCAGTACCCATTTAACATGGAACTTCCTTGCCAACCTGGCCGTGCCCGCTTTTGATCAGATCCCCGAACAAACCCGCACGGAAATCTGCCAGCTTGCCGCCCGCCTCAACTGCACCACGCCGGAACTGGCCGAAGTGTGGAACGCCGTGTTCCCCGATCATCCCTGGACATACGAATCCGCCGAACGCGACCCCGGCCAGCGGGCGGAAATCCGCGCAAAACTCGACGCCATTGTCGCCGATCTCTACGGCCTGACGGTTGAGGAATACGCCCGCATACTGACCGGCTTTCCCCTTCTCGACCGGGATCAGCCGCCCCTGCCCGGCGACTGTTTCCTCACCGAAGGCAAGGCGGGCGCAAAATCCCTTGAAACAGAATGGGGCATCTTCGAATTAAAACCGCGCAGCTTCGTCACCCGCGACCTCGCCCTGCTCACCTACATGCGGCATAAAAAATACGCGCCGCCCCAGAAACTGGACAAATGGTATCGGGACAAAGCCGGACTCGACCCCGAAGGCCCGCTCTCGCGGTTCCGCATCGGCGACATAAAAGACCTGATCGAGCGCGTGGCAATCGCAAAGAAAAACGGCGCGGTGGCGTATGTTCCCACAGCCTGATCACCTTCGCCGGGGAATGAATCCCCCGGCTGAAAGCAAAACCGGCGCTTCAGGGCGCTGCGGGGTATGCGGGACTTTGAAAAAATGAAAATACCGCTATCAATCAACGGTAGGACGGGGTTACGGCCCCGTCAGCTCTGTCGGCAGGCAACAATATTTGTTTCTCATCGTTCCGACGCTCTGCGTCGGAACGCCCAACCGGACGCTCCCGCGTCCCGTGCCTATCCGCGTACCCGTATCTGAAAAGCCCCGAAGGGGCGAAACGGGACGCAGAGCGTGGCGGCTGCGGGCGGCGCATCAACCTGTTTACTGATAACTGATGACTGTTCACTCTTCATTCCGCCGCCACCGTCAGAATCTGTTATAATTGGAAAACCGTCCTCCCTATGCGGACAAAAGCAGAAAGCCGTAAAAAATACCGACACTCCTCATTCCGCTTCCCTGAAAAAACGCGATCCCGCCAAAAATCAGCCACTGCGTAAAACACCCCCGTCCCCGGAGCGAAAACGGAAAATTGTAAAAAATACCGACACCCCTCACTCCGCTTCCGGCAAGAAAACAAAAATATCTCAAAATTCAATATATTAAAAACATGCCTTACAGAGCGGATTTACGCTTTTATTCCTCTTCAGAAAAAGTGTTGAAAAACTTTACACATATAGCTGCCGCAGCAGCTTTAAAAAAATAATGTATTTAATATCAGAATGTTAAAACAATGACATCACTATTGCTGTAGGTACGGCAGTTCTTTGGAAGACAGGATGGAAAATTTTCATATTACGAACAGATCATCTGACTTGTAAGGAGAAAAAAATTGAAAAAAATCTTAATGGTGGTATGTGCAATGGCGTTGGTTTTTGGCATGGTCGGTGTTGCGGGAGCTACCCCGGTAACTTTCACAGACACAACGGATTTTAAGAAATGGGGTACAGATCCCTCTGAAGACTATGTTGATCACGGCTGGGGAAAGGTGAATAAGCTTAATTCAGGTTTTAACTGGGCTGAAGGGCTGCTTGGAAGAGATTATGTAACATGGACCCACCATTTTGATTTCGATCCTGAACTGGATTATGTGATCAGTGCAAATCTGACGCTTTCCCTGAGAGATGACGAAAAGGATAAGTGGTGGAAGCCGGCTACATGGGAACTCGGTTTCGGGTGGACAGAAAGCGGCGAATGGGATCTTGGCGCAGTGGATACCGGCGATTACGGATACAGCGTTAATGCGGATTATCTTGGTGATGGCGAATTCACGATTACGCTTGGTTCTGCTGGCGGTGATTTCTTTATTGACCAGTCGGCCCTGGAAATTACCTATGAACCCACTCCCGAACCCGGCACCATCCTACTGCTTGGTTCCGGCCTGATGGGGCTGGTCGCTTACGGTCGCAGAAGGAAACTGTCAAAGAAATAAAACAGCACATATCTTAAAAAATCAGTAAGCAGGTTCGGGGTTCATTCTATCCGAACCTGCTTATTTGCGTCTGCGCCGCAACATAAAATGGCCTCGCGCTATTCACGGGACGCAGAGCGTCCGGTTCCGCATTCCCACGCAGAGCGTCAATGCCATTAAGTTAAAAAAAATTCCCCCCCTTTTTTAAAGGGACCGGGGAGGAGTTTTCGCAACGCTCAGAAATCCCCCTGCGACTCAGAAACGGAGTGCGAAAATTAAGGCCGAAGGCCGGTTTTTCGCGGATTTTGCAAAAGATCGCCCCCTTCGGGGCTTAACTTTTGCACTCCGAAAGGATTTTAAAACAGCTTCTGAAAAAGGGGGACTTTTTTCAGAAAGCATTCCTTAACTTAATGGCATTGACGCAGAGCGTGGGAACGAGCGCTCACTGCTCACTGTTCACTGCTCACTGTTCACTGCTCACTGTTCACTGCTCACTGTTCACCCTCCCATCAGATAATCCCGACTCAGCATCTCATAGGCCGCCACCTGCGTCCGCTGCCACGCCTCATCCCGGCCCAGGGCTTCGGCCATGAGCTGGGCCACCTTCGGGGCCATTTCCACACTGGCCCTGGCATCCAGAAGCAGGGCGCGGGTGCGCCGGGCAAGAAAATCCTCAACTGTCCGGGCCATCTCATGGCGGACGGCCCAGATCACCTCTCCGGCCCGGTGCGGCAGACTCGGATGCAGCGGCTCTCCGTATTCCGGCTTTTCTCCGAAAATATCCTGAATCCCCAGGGCATCCGACCCATAGTCCGCCAGCGGGCCGAACTTATCGGCGTTTCTGTGAAACCCGTGGATATTCAGATCTTTGGTCACACACGGCTTATCCTCAAGCAGTGCCAGCATGGCGGCCTGATCCACCGTATCCTCGGCCATTTTCCGGTAGGTGGTCCACTTCCCGCCGGTGATGGTGACCAGCCCCGATCGGGAGATGCTCAGGGTGTGGTCGCGGGAAATGGCCGCCGTGTTCTCGTCGTCTCCCCCCAGACTGACCAGGGGCCGGAGTCCGGCAAAGGCGCTCAGCACATCTTCGGGTTCGGGGTCTTTGGACAGGTAGCGGGCCGTATGCTCCAGCAGAAATGTCAGCTCCTCATCCAGGGGCCGGGGATCGAGTTCGGCCTTTTCCACGGGCGTGTCCGTCGTGCCGACCACGACGCGGTCATGCCACGGAATGGCAAAGAGAACGCGCCCGTCATCGGTGTGGGGAACCATAATGGCCGTGTCGCCCGGCAGAAACGATTTGTCCAGCACAATATGAACCCCCTGGCTCGGGGTGATGATATCCTGAACATCGGCGTCATCCATCCGCCGGATGCTGTCGGAAAACACACCCGTGGCGTTGATCACGCCCTTGGCCCGGATCTCGAAAGATTCTCCGGTCTCGGCATCCTCAGCGACAACGCCTCTGACCACATCGTCTTCCTTTATCAGATCCGTTACCCGCATGTAGTTGATGACCGTGCCCCCCTGCTCAACAGCCGTCCGGGCCATGTTGATGGCCAGACGGGCGTCATCGAACTGCCCGTCGTAGTAGATTACCCCGCCCCGAAGTCCGTCCGGCTCGACCGTGGGAATGTATTCAAGGGTTTTTTCCCTGGACAGATTTTTGGATCGCCCGAACCCCTGGCGACCGGAGAGCATGTCGTACACCTTGAGGCCAATGCCGTAAAACGGCCCCTCCCACCAGTCGTAGTTGGGCACGACAAAGCGCAGGTTGCGGACCAGGTGGGGCGCGTTGCGTCGCATCAGCCCCCGCTCCTTCAGGGCCTCCAGCACCAGGGAGATATTGCCCTGCTGCAAATAGCGGACCCCGCCGTGGACCAGCTTTGTACTCCGGCTGGAAGTGCCTTTTGAAAAATCGCTCTGCTCGATCAGGAGGATCTGATATCCGCGCGAAGCGGCGTCAATGGCCGTTCCCAGCCCTGTGGCACCGCCGCCGATGATCACCAGATCCCATATTTCGGTCCGCCTCAGCCGTTTCATCATCTCATTCCGATTCACTCTCAGACTCCTCTCCGCCCTGTTCGGGCGTAAAAAATATCGTCCCGTTCGCTCAACAGTGGGCTATCCAATAAGTTCTTTCACATGAGTGTCATTTCGAGCGAAGCGAGAAATCTGTGTCGTATGAATAAGAAGCTGTTTTAAAAATCCTTTCGGAGTGCAAAAGTCAGGCCCCGAAAGGGGCGGTCTTTTGCAGAATTTGCGAAAAACCGGCCTTCGTCCTCAATTTTCGCACTCCGTTTCCGAGTCGCCGGTATTTTTAAAACAGCTTCTGAAGATTCCTCATATTCATTCGGAATAACATGATTTTATGTCAGGAAACCTATTTGACGGCCCCATCAGGCGTATCTGCCATGCTGCCTGTCTGTCCGTATAAATCATGCGTTCATCAGCCCGGATACAGATGCGCAAACCTGTTGATCTGTCACAGGGCAAACCCTTCGTCAAAGCACCCAATCCTTAAAATAACACACAAATCCGCAAACGCCTTTCTTCTCATACCATCTTTTCAGGTATAGTACTCCAACTTTGGTTTTTCCGGGCATTATTATTGCCCGGACATTTCAGGCCAGATCATCTGATTAAAATTCGGCTGAGAGAGCCTTACCCCGAATAAAATTCTGTGCATAAGCGCCCTGCAACAGATGCGCCGGGAAAAACCTAAATTGGATGACTATATATAACTTGACACCTCCCCGCATTTTGCCCTATTTTCCGGCTTTATCTGTCTTATTGATGTGGCGTACACCATAAATTTTACAGAGAAATATGAAAGCACTTCAACTTGAAAAAATCGGCCTGCTGAATGTAACAGAGCGCCCCGTTCCCGAACCCGGCCCCGGCGAGGTGCGAATGCGGATCACCCACTGCGCGGTATGCCGGACCGACGCGAAAATGTGGCAGATGGGGCATCGGGATCTGCGGCTGCCCAGAGTATTGGGCCATGAGATCTGCGGCATCCTCCCGGAATCCGGGGAACGATTTGTGGTCTGGCCCGGCAAGGCCTGCGGTCAGTGTGCGCCATGCCGGAGCGGACAGGAAAACCTCTGCCGGAAAATGGAGATCATCGGGTTTCACAAAAACGGCGGTTTTGCCGAATATGCGACCGTTCCCTGCTCGGCCCTGATCCCGGTACCGGACGATCTGCCCGGCCACATCGCCTGTCTGGCAGAGCCGGTGGCCTGCGCCCTCAACGGCCTGAAACAGGCCGGGGTCCGCACGGGCGACCGGGTGCTGATTTACGGGGCCGGACCGGTGGGACTGATGCTGGGAATGGCGGCACGGGCGTGGGGCGCACACCCGTTTATCCGGGACATCCGCCCGGAGCGGCTCGCCCGGAACCGGGAATTTTCCGAACGTGCGGGTATTGGCTGCGCTGCCCCGGAAGAGACCGGTTTCGACGCGGCCATCAACGCCGCGCCTGCGTCAGCCACCTTTTCAGACGGCCTGACCCGCCTGAAACCGGGGGGCACTTTCTGCATCTTCAGCGGGCTGATCGACGATGCACCGGTCCCGGTCTCGGCCCTCAATGAAATCCACTACCGCCAGCTTCATATCACCGGGGCATATGGCTGCACCTTCGCCCAGATGAAAGCGGCCCTGGAAATCCTGTCCGCGCACCGGGAGACATCCGGTCTGCTGATCGAAGATACCATCGGCCTGAACGGCGTTACCGGTATTCTGCCGGAAATTTTTAAAAGCCGGGCGCTCCGATTTATCGTGACCCCGTCCCCTCAACCCTGAGAAGCTGTTTTAAAAATTCTTTCGGAGTGCAAAAGTTAAGCCCCGAAGGGGCGATCTTTTGCAAAATCCGCGAAAAACCGGCCTCCGGCCTTAATTTTCGCACTCCGTTTCTGAGTCGCCGGTATTTTTAAAACAGCTTCCGAAAATCGTAAAAACCGGACATGCCGGTAGGGGCAACCCCCTGTGGTTGCCCTGTCGGGGGCAGGCACAGGGGCCTGCCCCTACGATCCGAGGGATTTTTAAAACAGCTTCTGAAACCAAACCCCGAACAGGAAAAAAACATGTCATCAGAACAGCAACTCAGAGCATTCGGGCGTCAGATCTGCGCTGTTGCCGCAGGCCATTATCTGACCCGTGAGGCGGCCTGCGAGGCCTACCGCCAGATCATCCTGAACGAACAGCCGGAGCTTCAGCAGGGGGCGTTTCTCATGGCCCACATCGCCAGAGGCCCGTCCGTTGAAGAACTTTCCGGGGCCTGGGACGCCCTGGACCGGTATGACACTGCCAAGATCACGGTGAGCACGGACGAGACCGTCTGCGACATCGTCGGCACCGGCTCGGACCCGGTCAAAACCGTTAACTGCTCCACCCCGGCATCCCTGATCGCGGCAGCCTGCGGCCTGAAGGTCGCCAAAAAGGGGGCACGGCTGGTCACGGGCGTTTCCGGCGCGTCGGATGTCCTTGAAATCCTCGGCATTGACCTGAACGCGCCGCTTTCAAAGGCGGAAGAATGCCTGGAAAAACACGGCATCTGCTACCTGCCGGGCGAGGCGTTTCTCAAATCCGGCTGGGCGCGGCTGATCCGCTCCATGCGCTTCACATCGGCCTTCAACATCATCGGCCCGCTCACCTGTCCCTGTGAGCAGACCCGCCACATCGTCATCGGCGCATATTCGCCAGAGGTCTGCGATCAGCTCATCGCCGTACTCAGGGAAATCGGCATGACCGCCGCCCTTGCGCCCTTCGGGATGGTGGACGGAATGGACAGAACCCAGGGCATGGACGAGTTCTCCCTCGCCGGTCCGACACGGGTGGTGGAACTGAAAAACGGTGAGATTGAGACCTTTGAGGTGACACCCGAAGACTTCGGGCTGAAAACCGTCCCCCTCTCAAAGATCGCCAGCAGTGAGACCGCCCACGACAATGCCCGCCGGGTCCGGGAGACACTTGCCGGGCAGTATGACACGCCCGAAGCGGACTTCTTCTGCATGAATGCGGGCGCGGCCCTGTGTCTGTCCGGCCTTGCGGAGACTTACGCCAAAGGAACCGAAATGGCAAAGGCGGCCCTTGCGGCCGGGAAGGCACTTGAAAAACTGGAACAGCTCATAACGATTCAGGGCAGTCAGGACACAGATTGTTCGGTACGATTGTAAACACACTGGCGATTATCGCGGGCAGCCTGGCCGGGGTTTTCCTCAAGGGCGGCCTGCCCAAAAGATACACCGACACCATCATGCAGGCCATCGGCCTGGCGGTCATCCTGATCGGTTTGCAGGGCGCGCTGAAAAGCGGGGATCTGCTACTGATCATCTTCAGCCTGGCCATCGGCAGCGTCATCGGCGAGCTGATGGGAATCGAAGCGCGGCTGGAAGATCTGGGGCAGTGGCTGGAGCGCCGGTTCTCATCTTCCGGCGACGGCATCGCCAAGGGCTTTGTGGCCGCCAGCCTCCTCTTCTGCGTGGGATCAATGGCCATTGTCGGCTCCCTGGAAAGCGGACTGACCGGAAACCACCAGACCCTTTTTGCCAAATCGGTGCTGGACGGTATCTCGTCCGTGGTCTTTGCCTCGTCCCTGGGCATCGGCGTGATCTTCTCCGCCGTTTCGGTCTTTCTTTATCAGGGATTTATCACCCTGACCGCCGCCATGATCAAGCCGTTTCTCATCCCGGCGGTTGTGGAGCAGATGTCGGGGGTGGGCGGTCTGCTGATCATGGGCATCGGCATCAACATGATGGAGATCA
This window encodes:
- the trpD gene encoding anthranilate phosphoribosyltransferase; translated protein: MSSEQQLRAFGRQICAVAAGHYLTREAACEAYRQIILNEQPELQQGAFLMAHIARGPSVEELSGAWDALDRYDTAKITVSTDETVCDIVGTGSDPVKTVNCSTPASLIAAACGLKVAKKGARLVTGVSGASDVLEILGIDLNAPLSKAEECLEKHGICYLPGEAFLKSGWARLIRSMRFTSAFNIIGPLTCPCEQTRHIVIGAYSPEVCDQLIAVLREIGMTAALAPFGMVDGMDRTQGMDEFSLAGPTRVVELKNGEIETFEVTPEDFGLKTVPLSKIASSETAHDNARRVRETLAGQYDTPEADFFCMNAGAALCLSGLAETYAKGTEMAKAALAAGKALEKLEQLITIQGSQDTDCSVRL
- a CDS encoding DUF554 domain-containing protein, which translates into the protein MFGTIVNTLAIIAGSLAGVFLKGGLPKRYTDTIMQAIGLAVILIGLQGALKSGDLLLIIFSLAIGSVIGELMGIEARLEDLGQWLERRFSSSGDGIAKGFVAASLLFCVGSMAIVGSLESGLTGNHQTLFAKSVLDGISSVVFASSLGIGVIFSAVSVFLYQGFITLTAAMIKPFLIPAVVEQMSGVGGLLIMGIGINMMEIKRVKVGNMLPAIFIPLVWFMLKKLWM